The Epinephelus lanceolatus isolate andai-2023 chromosome 14, ASM4190304v1, whole genome shotgun sequence genome has a window encoding:
- the obsl1b gene encoding obscurin isoform X4 has product MDVFGGAPRFLAYPRPVVVQSGTDAVLKCQIGGDPRPAVIWERNNEKIDPQGRYRVFEDGNVYNLIISAVTTEDSGQYICKAKNSIGETYAAATLKVEGEAQEMELREENKPRFLIKPLSTRAGRGDDAVFSCKLWGNPRPEVVWEKDGRKLNEIFESTHFNVGFQDGGWFQLKIFKTRAPDGGVYTCKARNEFGEALAGAVLLVDAGPGHEEEGNRNGYTNGHWKGHQGKQRSGRQMPNRLRDDTMTKSTKVKMFAVTEGKHAKFRCFVTGKPKPEIIWRKDGRLILSGRRYLLYEDREGYFTLKVLYCKQKDNGVYVCAASNTAGQTLSAVHLSVKEPPVRFKQPLIDLEVWERDLAILECEVPEDSVPITWYLEDRRLQPGAKYGMEEWGTKRRLTIRDIGVDDDGIYLCEMPDGGRSIAEVAVKGTILRKLPRKVDVLEGENAAFCVEVEKEEMDIHWYKDAIELRETHQTILKSFGRTHILVFVNTMPQDSGLVTFLVGRSKTSSQLRVKAARHCPPSCPVAVQINTERANAALLSWVPAQDSRKNPPSGYVLERQEVGTGSQEWLQCLTTDSATSVEILGDSVPCEADYRFRICSVNKYGKSNNVEFPRAVHLVPVARIQAPLQDALVPEGQDALFSIELSASVIGTWFLNGTQLQEDERYSMRRSRTHQSLRIRGVRDTDNGAEITFIAYGIRDSAALYIQAPLVKFSPMSEMDRNKFVEVGIPIVLYCELSDPAAPVHWYKNGVELQTMEGLHIQSEGTMRRIVIQSAEFSHSGVYCCDAIDDVIRFNVEVEAPPLRFSAIPDVERNKTIELGCPIVLCCELSDPSAQVHWYKDGSKLHPQTGVDILTDDLARKLIVHSAEFFHSGLYCCKTKGDAITFSVDIKAPPVKFSAIPEEMRTKSIEAGCPLVLQCVVSDPEAHVCWCKDEMQLISNTGLEIHSEGNTRTLVVQSAELCHSGVYRCTTQDDTMEFQVEIKAIPVTYSPIFDVERTKSLEAGKLLELECEVADSTVPVCWYKDGVKLSSQNDWDIQSKGTVRRLIIPSAELLHSGLYSCETSDDTFHFPVDVKAPTLPLSPSPEVVETQSLDATCPTEPTCETSDPAFQVSWQEDKEHDSNKEPDFEMEGIKKTLVIEPTHPSNSGAYYCATADDVAQLIVNNQVPPPTYLLDPDVEKTESAEADCPIVQQFEISDPIAKACWYKDGTPIYPKWEADCESQSSSQAVLLQSYDLSDDGRFGCETSGDAQLNVDMKAEQCHYGDEIGEIADSSVQYTVDVEATSPRLSSDQEKKSTEEAYAAEVDCMSSKCNSGTFCDKRGDTQTDEEHSRQMPTSQSTYEHITDWITTKQPKKLSDSQRTTNAQSPVYCNSEKPTIMQSDTHHHMNKPTESQGEEFIYYLQHAEAPSEEPDNSLQTAVQTDEICHILQTAAVESEESTLKTLTVQSEELHSSKQMRTVQSELAPPVKITTLCEAERNKSVEVDEPIVLQCEISDPNAKVNWYKDGINLHEAAGQDMLAEGSIRTLAFQSARLSDAGTYSCKTTDDAMQFHVDVKAPLPVEPLLTFSALSEGDQKKTVMAGSPIALQCELSNPTGQVSWYKDGTQLLPQNGVEIQSEGNLRSLVVPSAERAHTGVYRCESKDDDIQFAVEVKALPVKFSELQESDRSKSVQEGSPIVLSCELSHDSSAHVDWYKDGMELLPQNNMEIQSDGLTRTLLIHSAENIHSGTYECSTSDDTITFKVDVEGRSPQILPIPLSEKYKMIAVGCPIMLQCEVSDPVAQVSWFKDEVELFCRTGLDMKRDGSLRKLIIHSAKVSDSGLYSCSLADDVVTYHVDVEAAPVRFAALPDVARNKFVEAGCSIKLQCEVSEPTAQVYWHKDGEQLLPKSEYEIETKEQLRALVIASAEVRHSGVYSCEAADDHIEFKVDVAAPPVTFADIPEEDLFKSVVEQEQLVLSCEVSRTDGVVQWYKDGIEMQPSNNITMQAEGTRRNLTVHSTQLSDTGTYTCRAGDNILMYKVTIREPPVLIIYPKEDVHLDRHVPEEIILSCELSRPNGVVSWYKDGQKLQESENIKLKVEGPYRRLKIVSSGVEDSGEYVCDTADASIFFHLSITEPPVRIVSPSQSQMELCQQTSERMVLSCEISRPNAVVRWYRDGLEVEENDNLILEVDGVYRRLIIPETTVRDSAEYVCDTADDSVTFFVNIAEPPVRFVRPRKMACRVDKMAGETLVLDCEVSRSNAEVTWKKNGEEVEDSRNITILEDGVMRQLTVHSLTVEDAGQYVCDAKDDVMDFYVNVQELPVKIIGKTDAKTEKQFLVSDDIILVCELSRSSASVSWYKDNQLIDDTERYCSEEQGVFRSLVVLNAGLEDSGEYTCDAVDDRMVFYITVKEPPVQIIGNSGHPEHHILVAGDDLILECEVSRPNATVQWLWNGKTLKPDTRIKIDSYDVVRKLVLSGLQPSDSGKYVCDAFDDKLTTIVEVQELPAVFENKKANNNVSAYENESVTLCAVVSRERSNVRWLKDGQLLNGDNIHISSEGNTHKLTINPLQLSDSGEYVCDVKTDEMYFSLLVKEMKVKFVRPLENVVSLKGSSLILRCEINKPKGDVQWLKDGQEISPSRRHTIRAQGRERSFTIHQLVEEDAGEYTCESTDDRTSATVTVETPRVVEFIAELRNITVREGEDAVFKCVVSPEDTRLVWRLNGKQVALNERTVISSNGLCHMLCIHNCMVSDSGRVTADAEGLVSEAELQIQEQQVMFTKKMTPVNAEEYSEASLEVEVSLDSGEVQWMRQGVLIHPGTKYTLKHKGRKHSLTINKLAMSDRGTYSCETLHDRTQAQLTVEPRKITIKRGLTDVKTTERETASFEVELSHPNVTGTWTRNAIQLKPTNHFRMSAKGKVHSLTISNLSVEDTGTFMFCVENLKTAARLVVKEPPVTILRKLEDQKFPDGAVISLECELSRHNVDVKWIKNGFEVKPSKDLRIYAMGRKRFLQIMKCHVSDSGMYTCDAGDATTSCTVEVYERELQILQGLEDLDIQEDQNAVFVCEVSVPDVPGEWYKNGERIQPTSTIKIRQEGTKHFLLMCNVRAEDSGEIKFITRHVECIAYLEVEELPVNIVKPLQDTTALEKSRVLLDCTVSNPRCSIRWYKGANVILPSERFEICSEGCYRKLIIQQVVLDDEGMYSVQVGEYTCSAKLTVVAQSQLMVRELKDVEVMAPDEACFECEVAVPVPKAPVWSLNGEPLQPSSQVLMEKMGTVHRLTLRQTSPDMNGVVEFTFGKAKSSAQLQVLSDP; this is encoded by the exons ATGGATGTGTTCGGTGGGGCACCACGTTTCTTGGCCTATCCAAGACCTGTGGTGGTACAAAGTGGAACTGACGCAGTCCTAAAGTGTCAAATTGGTGGTGATCCGAGGCCTGCAGTTATCTGGGAGCgaaacaatgaaaagattgatcCACAGGGACGATACCGGGTCTTTGAGGATGGAAATGTTTACAATCTTATCATTTCAGCTGTGACCACAGAGGATAGTGGCCAGTACATATGCAAAGCAAAGAACAGCATTGGTGAAACATATGCAGCTGCCACACTGAAGGTGGAAGGTGAAGCACAAGAGATGGAGTTACGAGAGGAAAATAAGCCACGATTCCTCATCAAGCCCCTCTCCACTCGCGCCGGTCGTGGGGATGATGCTGTCTTCTCTTGTAAGCTCTGGGGAAACCCGCGACCAGAGGTTGTCTGGGAAAAGGATGGCAGGAAACTCAATGAAATATTTGAAAGCACACATTTCAATGTGGGCTTCCAGGACGGTGGATGGTTCCAGCTCAAGATCTTTAAGACTCGTGCTCCAGACGGTGGTGTATATACATGCAAAGCCCGAAATGAGTTTGGGGAAGCGTTGGCAGGAGCTGTGTTGCTGGTTGATGCAGGCCCAGGACATGAGGAAGAAGGGAATCGTAACGGCTACACGAATGGCCACTGGAAAGGCCATCAAGGAAAACAGAGGAGTGGTAGGCAAATGCCAAACCGGCTCAGAGACGACACCATGACCAAGTCAACTAAAGTGAAAATGTTTGCAGTGACAGAGGGTAAACATGCCAAATTCCGCTGCTTTGTGACTGGGAAACCCAAACCAGAAATCATTTGGAGGAAAGATGGCAGGCTGATACTGTCTGGAAGGCGTTATTTGTTATATGAGGACAGAGAAGGATACTTCACACTTAAAGTTCTGTACTGTAAGCAGAAGGATAATGGAGTTTATGTTTGTGCTGCGTCAAATACTGCCGGACAAACCCTCAGTGCTGTACACCTCTCCGTAAAGG AGCCGCCTGTGCGGTTCAAGCAGCCTCTCATTGATCTAGAAGTATGGGAGCGAGATTTGGCGATTCTCGAGTGTGAAGTTCCAGAGGACTCTGTTCCCATCACATGGTATCTGGAGGACAGACGACTGCAGCCAGGGGCCAAATATGGAATGGAGGAGTGGGGAACAAAACGGCGACTAACTATCCGTGACATCGGAGTTGACGATGATGGGATTTACCTCTGCGAGATGCCTGATGGGGGCAGAAGCATTGCAGAGGTAGCTGTGAAAG GGACAATTTTGCGGAAGCTTCCAAGAAAGGTGGATGTATTGGAAGGTGAAAATGCAGCCTTTTGTGTTGAAGTGGAGAAAGAGGAAATGGACATACATTGGTACAAAGATGCCATTGAGCTTCGTGAAACGCATCAGACCATCCTTAAGTCCTTTGGTCGAACTCACATCCTAGTTTTCGTCAATACAATGCCCCAAGACTCTGGCCTTGTAACTTTCCTTGTAGGCAGATCCAAGACTTCCTCTCAGCTAAGAGTGAAAG CGGCCAGACATTGTCCTCCCAGTTGTCCAGTTGCTGTGCAGATCAACACAGAGCGTGCTAATGCAGCTCTTCTCTCATGGGTTCCTGCTCAGGACTCACGAAAGAACCCTCCATCTGGATATGTGCTTGAACGACAGGAAGTGGGCACTGGCTCACAGGAGTGGCTACAGTGCCTGACTACCGACTCTGCCACCTCTGTAGAGATTCTTGGTGACAGTGTACCATGTGAGGCTGATTATCGATTTCGCATCTGCAGTGTGAACAAGTATGGGAAGAGCAACAATGTTGAGTTCCCTAGAGCTGTTCACTTGG TTCCAGTTGCCAGAATACAAGCTCCCTTACAGGATGCCTTGGTGCCTGAAGGGCAAGATGCCCTCTTCTCTATTGAGCTCTCTGCTTCAGTTATTGGTACATGGTTCTTAAATGGTACTCAGCTTCAGGAAGATGAAAGATATTCCATGCGTCGGTCACGAACACACCAATCTCTTCGCATTCGAGGAGTACGGGATACAGACAATGGAGCTGAGATCACATTTATTGCCTATGGCATTCGGGATTCTGCAGCCCTGTACATTCAAG CTCCTCTCGTGAAGTTTTCACCAATGTCAGAAATGGATCGAAACAAATTTGTAGAAGTTGGGATCCCCATCGTGCTCTACTGTGAGCTGTCGGACCCTGCAGCTCCAGTGCACTGGTACAAAAATGGGGTGGAATTACAAACAATGGAGGGTCTGCATATCCAATCAGAGGGCACCATGAGGAGAATTGTCATCCAATCAGCAGAGTTCTCACATTCGGGAGTGTATTGCTGTGATGCCATTGATGACGTCATCCGGTTCAATGTGGAAGTCGAGG CCCCACCTCTGAGGTTTTCAGCAATTCCAGATGTTGAGAGGAACAAAACCATCGAACTCGGCTGCCCCATTGTTTTATGCTGTGAGCTCTCAGATCCCTCTGCCCAGGTGCACTGGTACAAAGATGGGTCAAAGCTCCATCCTCAAACTGGAGTAGATATTCTAACTGACGACTTGGCGAGAAAACTGATTGTCCATTCAGCAGAATTTTTCCACTCTGGGTTATACTGCTGCAAGACAAAGGGTGACGCCATCACATTCAGTGTGGACATAAAAG CTCCACCTGTGAAGTTCTCAGCAATTCCTGAAGAAATGAGGACCAAGTCGATCGAAGCAGGCTGCCCTCTTGTACTCCAGTGTGTGGTGTCGGATCCTGAGGCCCACGTTTGCTGGTGCAAGGATGAAATGCAGCTCATTTCAAACACTGGATTAGAAATCCACTCAGAGGGCAACACAAGGACATTAGTTGTTCAGTCTGCCGAGCTGTGCCACTCTGGTGTGTACAGATGCACCACACAGGATGATACCATGGAGTTTCAAGTGGAGATCAAAG CTATACCAGTGACGTACTCGCCTATCTTTGATGTTGAGAGAACCAAGTCACTTGAAGCGGGCAAACTTTTGGAGCTGGAATGCGAGGTTGCAGACTCCACTGTGCCTGTCTGCTGGTATAAAGATGGTGTAAAGCTCTCCTCGCAGAATGATTGGGATATACAGAGTAAAGGCACGGTGAGGAGACTCATTATCCCATCTGCTGAGCTCCTGCACTCAGGGCTATACAGCTGTGAAACCTCTGATGACACTTTTCACTTCCCTGTGGATGTCAAAg CTCCAACGCTGCCGTTGTCGCCCTCGCCAGAGGTTGTGGAGACGCAGTCACTTGATGCAACCTGCCCAACTGAACCAACATGTGAAACCTCAGACCCTGCTTTCCAGGTGTCATGGCAGGAGGATAAAGAACATGATTCTAATAAAGAGCCTGACTTTGAAATGGAAGGCATCAAGAAGACCCTTGTTATTGAACCAACTCATCCTTCAAACTCTGGAGCATACTATTGTGCAACAGCAGATGATGTTGCCCAATTAATAGTAAACAATCAAG TGCCACCTCCGACATATCTGCTTGATCCTGATGTTGAGAAGACTGAGTCTGCTGAAGCGGACTGCCCAATTGTTCAGCAATTTGAGATTTCAGATCCCATTGCCAAAGCCTGTTGGTACAAAGATGGAACCCCGATCTATCCAAAATGGGAAGCAGACTGTGAATCACAGAGCAGCAGCCAAGCTGTGCTCCTCCAGTCATATGACTTGTCTGATGACGGGAGGTTTGGCTGTGAAACATCTGGTGATGCACAGTTAAATGTGGACATGAAAG CAGAGCAGTGTCACTATGGTGACGAGATTGGTGAGATAGCTGATTCATCTGTCCAATACACTGTGGATGTCGAAG CTACATCGCCAAGGCTCTCTTCTGACCAAGAAAAGAAGTCCACTGAAGAGGCTTATGCTGCTGAAGTTGACTGCATGTCCTCAAAATGCAATTCTGGCACCTTCTGTGACAAGAGAGGAGATACTCAGACAGATGAAGAACATTCCAGGCAAATGCCAACTTCTCAGTCGACATATGAACATATAACTGACTGGATTACGACTAAACAGCCAAAGAAGCTCTCCGACAGTCAACGAACTACAAATGCCCAATCTCCAGTTTACTGTAACTCTGAAAAGCCAACAATAATGCAATCTGACACACACCATCACATGAATAAGCCCACAGAATCACAAGGTGAGGAGTTCATTTACTACCTACAGCATGCAGAAGCCCCATCTGAAGAGCCTGATAATTCTCTGCAGACAGCTGTCCAGACAGATGAGATCTGTCATATTCTACAAACTGCAGCTGTTGAATCAGAGGAATCCACTCTCAAGACTCTAACTGTCCAATCAGAAGAGTTGCATAGTTCAAAACAGATGCGGACTGTCCAGTCAGAGCTAG CTCCGCCTGTGAAAATTACCACACTTTGTGAGGCTGAGAGGAACAAGTCTGTTGAAGTTGATGAACCCATAGTGCTGCAGTGTGAGATATCAGATCCTAATGCCAAAGTTAACTGGTACAAGGACGGAATAAATCTACACGAAGCAGCTGGGCAAGACATGCTGGCAGAGGGTTCCATAAGAACACTGGCTTTCCAGTCAGCGCGGCTGTCTGATGCAGGGACTTACAGCTGCAAGACAACAGATGATGCAATGCAGTTTCATGTGGATGTTAAAG CTCCACTTCCTGTAGAACCACTTCTGACGTTTTCAGCTTTATCTGAGGGTGACCAGAAAAAGACAGTCATGGCGGGCTCTCCCATTGCTCTACAATGTGAGCTGTCAAACCCCACTGGACAAGTCAGTTGGTACAAGGATGGAACACAGCTCCTACCTCAAAATGGAGTAGAGATCCAGTCAGAGGGAAATTTGAGGAGTCTAGTTGTCCCATCAGCAGAGCGGGCTCACACTGGGGTATACCGCTGTGAGTCAAAAGATGATGATATCCAGTTTGCTGTGGAAGTAAAAG CACTACCTGTGAAGTTCTCAGAGCTTCAAGAGAGTGACAGAAGCAAGTCCGTCCAAGAAGGTTCTCCCATTGTCCTCAGCTGTGAACTGTCTCATGATTCTTCTGCTCATGTCGACTGGTACAAGGATGGGATGGAACTCCTCCCACAAAACAATATGGAAATACAGTCAGATGGTCTAACGAGGACACTGCTCATCCACTCAGCTGAAAACATACATAGTGGCACCTATGAATGTTCAACATCAGATGACACCATCACGTTTAAAGTGGACGTAGAAG GCCGATCGCCACAGATCTTGCCAATCCCACTGTCAGAAAAATACAAGATGATTGCAGTTGGTTGTCCAATTATGCTCCAGTGTGAGGTCTCAGACCCTGTCGCCCAGGTTTCCTGGTTTAAGGATGAGGTGGAGCTTTTTTGCAGAACTGGCCTTGATATGAAAAGAGATGGCAGCCTGAGAAAATTAATCATTCATTCTGCTAAAGTCTCCGATTCTGGCCTCTACAGTTGTAGCCTTGCTGATGATGTGGTGACATACCATGTGGACGTTGAAG CCGCTCCTGTGAGgtttgcagcacttccagatgTTGCAAGAAACAAATTTGTTGAAGCAGGCTGCTCAATTAAGCTGCAGTGTGAAGTCTCAGAGCCAACTGCCCAAGTCTATTGGCACAAGGATGGAGAACAACTACTTCCAAAGAGTGAATATGAAATTGAAACAAAAGAACAACTGAGAGCATTGGTTATTGCATCTGCAGAAGTCAGACACTCTGGGGTGTACAGCTGTGAGGCCGCAGATGACCATATAGAATTCAAGGTGGATGTTGCAG CACCACCGGTAACGTTTGCTGATATCCCAGAGGAAGACCTTTTCAAGAGTGTTGTGGAACAAGAACAGCTTGTTCTGTCATGTGAAGTATCAAGGACTGATGGTGTTGTCCAGTGGTATAAAGATGGAATTGAAATGCAACCAAGCAACAATATCACAATGCAAGCAGAGGGCACCAGAAGGAATTTGACAGTACATTCAACCCAACTGTCTGACACAGGCACATACACATGCCGTGCTGGAGACAACATTCTAATGTACAAGGTTACCATACGAG AACCTCCGGTGTTGATAATCTACCCCAAGGAGGATGTCCACCTGGACCGTCATGTCCCTGAGGAAATTATTCTGAGCTGTGAATTGTCTCGTCCAAATGGTGTTGTCAGCTGGTACAAAGACGGCCAAAAGCTGCAGGAGAGTGAGAACATCAAGCTCAAGGTTGAGGGCCCTTATCGACGGCTGAAGATTGTTTCTAGTGGAGTCGAAGATTCTGGAGAATACGTCTGTGATACAGCTGACGCTTCAATTTTCTTTCACCTTAGTATTACAG aaCCTCCAGTGCGGATTGTGTCCCCAAGTCAGTCCCAGATGGAACTCTGCCAGCAAACCTCTGAGAGGATGGTATTGAGCTGTGAGATCTCACGGCCCAATGCAGTGGTACGCTGGTATAGAGACGGACTTGAAGTGGAGGAGAATGACAACCTTATCTTAGAGGTCGATGGTGTCTACAGAAGACTCATTATACCTGAAACTACCGTCAGAGATTCCGCCGAATACGTCTGTGATACTGCAGATGACTCTGTCACATTCTTTGTCAACATAGCAG AGCCTCCTGTTCGCTTTGTACGTCCAAGGAAGATGGCATGTAGAGTTGACAAAATGGCTGGGGAGACTCTGGTTCTTGACTGTGAGGTTTCTAGATCAAATGCCGAAGTCACCTGGAAGAAAAATGGGGAAGAGGTAGAAGACTCCAGAAATATCACCATCCTTGAGGATGGTGTCATGCGCCAATTAACTGTTCACTCACTAACAGTGGAGGATGCTGGGCAATACGTCTGTGATGCAAAGGATGATGTGATGGATTTTTACGTAAACGTGCAAG aGTTGCCTGTAAAAATTATTGGAAAAACTGATGCAAAAACTGAAAAGCAGTTCTTGGTATCAGATGACATTATTCTAGTGTGTGAACTGTCAAGATCCAGTGCCTCAGTCAGTTGGTACAAAGACAATCAGCTAATTGATGACACTGAGCGATACTGCAGTGAGGAACAAGGTGTTTTCCGATCACTGGTTGTCCTAAATGCTGGGCTTGAAGATTCAGGAGAGTACACCTGTGATGCGGTGGATGATAGGATGGTCTTCTACATCACTGTCAAAG AGCCTCCAGTACAGATCATTGGAAACTCAGGCCACCCAGAGCATCATATCCTGGTAGCAGGGGATGATCTTATTTTGGAGTGTGAGGTGTCTCGGCCAAATGCCACCGTTCAGTGGTTATGGAATGGCAAGACGCTGAAACCAGACACTCGTATAAAAATTGACAGCTATGATGTTGTGAGGAAGCTTGTTCTCTCTGGACTTCAGCCATCAGACTCTGGAAAATACGTTTGTGATGCCTTTGATGATAAATTGACAACAATTGTTGAGGTCCAAG agctaccagcagtgtttgagaataaaaaagcaaataataaTGTCTCAGCCTATGAAAATGAGAGTGTTACGCTGTGTGCCGTTGTGAGCCGGGAAAGATCTAATGTTCGGTGGCTGAAAGATGGCCAACTATTGAACGGGGACAACATTCACATCTCCAGTGAGGGTAATACCCACAAGCTCACCATTAATCCCCTGCAGCTGTCAGATTCTGGAGAATATGTCTGTGACGTAAAGACAGATGAGATGTATTTCAGTCTTTTAGTCAAAG AAATGAAGGTGAAATTTGTCAGACCACTGGAGAACGTAGTGTCTCTGAAGGGCAGCAGCCTTATATTACGATGTGAGATCAACAAGCCCAAAGGAGATGTCCAGTGGCTCAAAGACGGCCAAGAAATCTCTCCAAGCCGTCGGCACACAATACGGGCACAAGGTCGAGAGCGAAGCTTTACCATCCACCAACTGGTGGAAGAAGATGCTGGAGAATATACTTGTGAATCCACAGATGACAGGACGTCAGCAACTGTCACTGTAGAAA CTCCTCGTGTTGTTGAGTTCATAGCAGAGCTTCGTAACATCACGGTCCGCGAAGGAGAAGATGCAGTATTTAAGTGTGTGGTTTCACCAGAGGACACTCGGTTGGTGTGGCGCTTAAATGGCAAGCAAGTAGCCCTGAATGAGCGCACTGTCATTTCAAGTAATGGACTATGCCACATGCTCTGCATCCACAACTGCATGGTTTCAGATAGCGGCAGAGTGACAGCTGATGCAGAGGGGTTGGTATCAGAGGCAGAGCTCCAGATTCAAG AGCAACAGGTGATGTTCACCAAGAAAATGACACCAGTTAATGCTGAAGAGTACAGTGAGGCTTCTCTAGAGGTGGAGGTGAGTCTGGATTCAGGAGAGGTTCAGTGGATGAGGCAAGGTGTCCTGATCCACCCTGGAACCAAGTACACCCTGAAACACAAAGGCCGAAAACACAGTCTCACCATCAACAAACTGGCCATGTCTGACCGGGGCACCTACAGCTGTGAAACCCTTCATGACCGCACGCAAGCACAGCTCACAGTGGAAC CTCGAAAGATCACAATCAAGAGAGGGCTGACTGACGTTaaaaccacagagagagaaacggCATCTTTTGAGGTGGAGCTCTCCCATCCCAATGTCACAGGCACCTGGACGAGAAACGCAATCCAGCTTAAGCCGACAAATCACTTCCGTATGAGTGCCAAAGGAAAAGTCCACAGCCTCACTATCTCTAACCTATCAGTTGAAGACACTGGCACCTTTATGTTCTGTGTTGAGAATCTGAAGACAGCTGCAAGGCTTGTTGTGAAGG AGCCCCCAGTGACCATTCTCAGAAAGCTGGAAGACCAGAAATTCCCTGACGGGGCAGTAATCTCTCTTGAGTGTGAGCTGTCAAGACACAATGTCGATGTGAAATGGATAAAG AATGGGTTTGAGGTGAAGCCAAGCAAGGACTTGCGCATTTATGCAATGGGAAGGAAACGGTTTCTCCAGATCATGAAATGTCATGTCAGTGATTCTGGCATGTACACCTGTGATGCTGGAGATGCTACTACATCCTGCACTGTGGAGGTCTACG AGCGTGAGCTGCAGATCCTGCAGGGCCTGGAGGACCTGGACATCCAGGAGGATCAGAacgcagtgtttgtgtgtgaggtctCAGTGCCGGATGTGCCAGGAGAATGGTACAAAAATGGGGAGAGGATACAACCCACCAGCACCATCAAGATCCGGCAGGAAG GGaccaaacattttcttcttatgTGCAATGTacgagcagaggactctggagAGATCAAGTTTATCACCAGACATGTTGAATGTATCGCTTACCTGGAGGTGGAAG AGCTTCCTGTCAACATTGTGAAACCTCTGCAGGATACGACCGCCCTTGAGAAGAGCCGTGTGCTCCTGGACTGCACTGTGTCTAATCCCAGATGTAGTATCCGCTGGTACAAAGGCGCCAATGTCATCCTGCCCTCTGAGCGCTTTGAGATCTGCAGTGAAGGCTGTTATCGCAAACTGATCATCCAGCAGGTGGTGCTAGATGATGAGGGCATGTACAGTGTGCAGGTTGGAGAGTATACATGCTCTGCAAAACTGACTGTAGTGG CCCAGTCACAGTTAATGGTCAGAGAGCTAAAGGATGTGGAGGTCATGGCCCCTGATGAAGCTTGCTTTGAGTGTGAGGTTGCAGTCCCTGTCCCCAAAGCTCCTGTGTGGAGTCTGAATGGAGAGCCTTTGCAGCCGAGCTCTCAGGTACTCATGGAGAAGATGGGCACGGTCCACAGGCTGACCCTCAGACAAACCTCCCCGGACATGAATGGAGTGGTGGAGTTCACCTTCGGGAAAGCAAAGAGCAGTGCCCAGCTCCAGGTTCTAA